Proteins encoded within one genomic window of Flavobacterium gilvum:
- the ribH gene encoding 6,7-dimethyl-8-ribityllumazine synthase, translating into MATENKNLSDYDKNTIPNAKDFRFGIVVSEWNDTITEGLYNGALTALLDNEVAPHNIIRWNVPGSFELIYGSKKMLQTQNVDAVIAIGCVIQGQTKHFDFVCEGVTQGIKDLNVQTDIPVIFCVLTDNTMQQSIDRSGGIHGNKGTEAAIAAIKMAYIRQQASLTHRIDNQHLLSSGPLRIENQPLQIEE; encoded by the coding sequence ATGGCTACCGAAAATAAAAATTTATCGGATTACGATAAAAACACAATCCCAAACGCGAAAGATTTTCGCTTTGGGATTGTTGTTTCAGAATGGAATGATACTATCACCGAAGGTCTTTATAATGGTGCATTGACGGCATTGTTGGACAATGAAGTGGCTCCTCATAACATCATCCGTTGGAACGTTCCCGGAAGTTTTGAGCTGATTTATGGTTCCAAAAAAATGTTGCAGACACAAAACGTAGATGCTGTTATTGCTATTGGATGTGTGATTCAGGGGCAAACAAAACATTTTGATTTTGTGTGCGAAGGTGTAACCCAAGGAATTAAAGATTTGAATGTTCAAACGGATATTCCGGTTATCTTTTGTGTGTTGACAGACAATACAATGCAGCAGTCCATCGACAGAAGCGGCGGTATTCACGGAAACAAAGGGACCGAAGCGGCTATTGCAGCCATAAAAATGGCTTATATCCGTCAGCAGGCTTCATTAACCCATAGAATTGACAACCAGCATTTGTTGTCATCGGGTCCTTTGCGAATTGAGAATCAGCCTTTGCAAATAGAAGAGTAA
- the mutL gene encoding DNA mismatch repair endonuclease MutL, giving the protein MSSIIQLLPDHVANQIAAGEVVQRPASVVKELLENAVDAKATDIKLIIKDAGKSLVQVIDNGSGMNVTDARMCFERHATSKIRQAEDLFSLHTKGFRGEALASIAAIAHMEMKTKMEQEELGTHIVIEGSKFISQDVAVLPKGTSFAVKNLFFNIPARRNFLKSDTVEFRHIVDEFQRVALAHPKIHFTFFHNGSEMYNLPSSNLRQRIVNFFGGKTNEKLVPVVEDTEMMTVQGFVSKPEFAKKNRGEQFFFVNDRFIKSPYLHHAVMAAYEGILKDGSQPSYYLYLEVPPNTIDINIHPTKTEIKFDNESAMYAILRASIKHSLGQFNVAPVLDFERDSNLDTPYHYKNMDAEVPTIQIDRSFNPFAEDKPTKSFSSSYKKQEVTAGWESLYTGIKHDTEVITEEGEFASVNNNYSFESKEFSFENEEVTSSLFNDEEVEQTVHKTYQIHKKYIVSPIKSGMVIVDQNRAHQRVLYEQFLVNMTVHHAASQQLLFPINLFYSATEMELIAELQQSLINTGFVFEESNTDHVVISGIPVNITESEVAAVLDQLLSDLQDGIPENSFSQNDTIAKSMAKSLAVKTGAYLTEKEQENLVNGLFACKDPNVSPFQKPTFITMRVEDLDKKFAL; this is encoded by the coding sequence ATGTCGAGTATAATTCAATTGCTTCCAGATCATGTTGCCAATCAAATTGCTGCTGGAGAAGTGGTACAAAGGCCAGCTTCGGTAGTGAAAGAACTACTGGAAAACGCTGTGGATGCAAAAGCAACAGATATTAAATTGATTATAAAAGATGCCGGTAAATCATTGGTACAGGTAATTGATAATGGTTCTGGAATGAATGTTACCGATGCCCGTATGTGTTTTGAGCGTCATGCAACCTCGAAGATTCGACAAGCCGAAGATTTATTTTCATTGCATACCAAAGGTTTTCGTGGAGAAGCATTGGCTTCAATCGCGGCGATTGCCCACATGGAGATGAAAACCAAAATGGAGCAGGAGGAATTGGGAACTCACATTGTTATAGAAGGGAGTAAGTTTATTTCTCAAGATGTGGCGGTTTTGCCGAAAGGAACTTCATTTGCCGTAAAAAATTTATTTTTCAACATACCGGCACGCCGTAATTTCCTGAAATCGGACACGGTGGAATTTCGTCATATCGTAGATGAATTTCAACGAGTGGCGCTGGCTCATCCCAAAATTCATTTTACTTTTTTTCACAATGGCAGTGAAATGTATAATTTGCCGTCATCTAATTTAAGACAACGAATTGTTAATTTTTTTGGTGGTAAAACCAATGAAAAATTGGTTCCTGTTGTTGAGGATACCGAAATGATGACAGTTCAAGGTTTTGTTAGCAAGCCAGAATTTGCCAAAAAAAATAGGGGAGAGCAGTTTTTCTTTGTCAATGACCGTTTCATAAAGAGTCCGTACTTGCATCATGCGGTTATGGCTGCCTATGAAGGGATTTTGAAAGATGGTTCGCAGCCCAGTTATTATTTGTATCTAGAGGTGCCTCCGAATACTATTGATATAAACATTCATCCTACAAAAACTGAAATCAAGTTTGATAATGAAAGTGCGATGTATGCTATTTTACGAGCTTCGATAAAACACAGTTTGGGACAATTTAATGTAGCTCCAGTTTTGGATTTTGAGCGTGATTCTAATTTGGACACGCCTTATCATTATAAAAACATGGATGCCGAAGTACCTACGATTCAAATCGATAGGAGTTTCAATCCTTTTGCCGAAGACAAACCTACTAAGAGTTTTTCATCTTCCTATAAAAAACAGGAAGTAACAGCAGGTTGGGAGAGTTTATACACGGGAATTAAACACGATACGGAAGTTATTACGGAGGAAGGTGAATTTGCCTCTGTCAATAATAATTATTCTTTTGAAAGCAAAGAGTTTTCTTTTGAAAATGAAGAAGTGACTTCCTCTTTGTTTAATGATGAGGAAGTGGAACAAACGGTTCATAAAACGTATCAGATTCATAAAAAATATATAGTTTCTCCAATCAAATCGGGGATGGTGATTGTGGATCAAAACAGGGCGCACCAACGAGTTTTGTATGAACAATTTTTGGTGAATATGACCGTGCATCACGCCGCGAGTCAGCAATTGCTGTTTCCTATCAATCTTTTTTATTCTGCGACAGAGATGGAGCTTATTGCGGAGTTGCAACAGTCGTTAATAAATACCGGATTTGTTTTTGAAGAATCAAATACAGATCATGTTGTGATTTCGGGCATTCCGGTTAATATTACGGAAAGTGAAGTTGCAGCGGTTCTGGATCAGTTATTGAGTGATTTACAAGATGGAATTCCCGAAAATAGTTTCAGTCAGAATGATACTATCGCCAAATCGATGGCCAAAAGTCTTGCTGTCAAAACGGGAGCCTATTTGACCGAAAAAGAACAGGAAAATTTAGTAAATGGTCTTTTTGCCTGTAAAGACCCAAATGTTTCCCCATTTCAGAAACCAACTTTCATCACCATGCGTGTGGAAGATTTAGATAAAAAGTTTGCCTTATGA
- a CDS encoding N-acetylmuramoyl-L-alanine amidase family protein translates to MKIAFTFLTMLFMATVYGQSKNFTVTLDAGHGGKDEGAKYFGNKEKNLTLAVALKVGKILEKNSNINLVYTRKTDEFIELRKRAKIANHANSNLFISIHCNANKNLTGNGSETYVMGMSRANMNLEVSKTENSVIFLEDNYQKSYKGFDPNKPETLIGLQILQESNLTSSIDLAKKIQNNFSNSNAIKSRGIKQEPLWVLDATTMPGVLIEIGFISNKNDVSVLESEKGQNDIASAIAKAIISYKKENF, encoded by the coding sequence ATGAAAATTGCATTCACTTTTTTAACAATGCTTTTTATGGCTACTGTTTATGGGCAATCCAAAAATTTCACGGTTACACTCGATGCTGGTCACGGCGGAAAAGATGAAGGAGCCAAATATTTTGGCAACAAAGAAAAGAACCTAACTCTCGCAGTTGCACTGAAAGTTGGCAAAATATTAGAGAAAAATTCAAATATCAATTTAGTATATACCCGAAAAACCGACGAATTTATTGAACTTAGAAAAAGAGCAAAAATTGCCAATCACGCCAATTCAAATTTATTCATTTCGATTCATTGTAATGCAAATAAGAATCTCACAGGAAATGGAAGCGAGACCTATGTAATGGGAATGTCCAGAGCAAATATGAATTTAGAAGTTTCAAAAACAGAAAACTCCGTAATCTTTCTCGAAGACAATTATCAGAAATCCTACAAAGGTTTTGACCCAAACAAACCCGAAACATTAATAGGATTACAAATCCTGCAGGAAAGCAATCTAACGAGCAGTATTGATCTTGCGAAAAAAATACAGAATAACTTTTCAAATTCCAACGCCATAAAATCGAGAGGAATCAAACAAGAGCCGCTGTGGGTTCTGGACGCTACCACAATGCCCGGAGTTTTAATCGAAATAGGTTTTATTTCCAACAAAAATGATGTAAGTGTACTAGAATCTGAAAAAGGACAAAACGACATTGCCTCAGCAATTGCAAAAGCTATCATAAGTTACAAAAAGGAAAATTTTTGA
- a CDS encoding rhomboid family intramembrane serine protease, translated as MMSITPTVKQLLIINILFYIGSMFVGEPAYKVLSMYFFENPDFHFWQIFTHMFMHAPLPNIMHIAFNMFALYSFGSALEHFWGGRKFVFFYISCGIGAALLHSAVNYYFFQDGLNTLMNQGFSKAEIMAVLNEGKGNSQIVSILNSPDFMNFVSAYFGNVVGASGAIYGLLVAFAFMFPNAELALMFIPIPIKAKYFVPGLLLVDLYLGVSGGSIFGGSSGIAHFAHLGGALVGYLMMWYWKKNQFNNRRWN; from the coding sequence ATGATGAGTATCACACCTACTGTAAAACAGTTATTGATTATTAATATATTATTTTATATTGGTTCCATGTTTGTTGGGGAGCCAGCTTATAAAGTGCTTTCGATGTACTTTTTTGAAAATCCCGATTTTCATTTTTGGCAAATTTTCACTCATATGTTTATGCATGCGCCATTGCCAAATATCATGCACATTGCTTTCAATATGTTTGCGTTATATTCTTTTGGTTCTGCATTAGAGCATTTTTGGGGCGGTAGAAAATTTGTGTTTTTTTATATTTCCTGTGGTATAGGAGCTGCGTTATTACATTCTGCTGTTAATTATTATTTTTTTCAAGATGGGTTGAACACCTTGATGAATCAAGGTTTTTCTAAAGCAGAAATTATGGCTGTATTAAATGAAGGGAAAGGAAATAGTCAAATTGTTTCAATATTGAATAGCCCCGATTTTATGAATTTTGTTAGTGCTTATTTTGGAAATGTTGTGGGGGCGTCTGGAGCTATTTATGGATTATTAGTGGCTTTTGCATTTATGTTTCCAAATGCAGAATTAGCTTTGATGTTTATTCCGATTCCTATAAAAGCCAAGTATTTTGTTCCAGGATTACTGTTGGTTGATTTATATTTGGGAGTATCCGGAGGATCTATTTTTGGAGGATCTAGCGGAATAGCTCATTTTGCTCATTTAGGTGGTGCATTGGTTGGGTACTTAATGATGTGGTATTGGAAGAAAAATCAATTCAATAATCGCCGTTGGAATTAA
- the recF gene encoding DNA replication/repair protein RecF (All proteins in this family for which functions are known are DNA-binding proteins that assist the filamentation of RecA onto DNA for the initiation of recombination or recombinational repair.) has translation MHLKKISLFNYKNFSEANFEFDSKINCFVGKNGIGKTNVLDAIYHLSYGKSYFNPLAVQNIKHGEEFFVIDAEFEKNDRTEQIVCSLKKGQKKILKRNGKAYDKFSDHIGFIPLVIISPADTDLIVEGSETRRKFMDSVISQLDSQYLQQLIQYQKIMSQRNALLKYFALNHTYDNDTLSIYNEQLTEFGQYIFEKRKAFVAEFIPIFNFHHHNITGSQESVQLIYESHLFENELLTLLRESINKDRILQYTSMGIHKDDLSFEIDNYPIKKFGSQGQQKSFLIALKLAQFEFLKKQSGVKPILLFDDIFDKLDENRVSKIIEMVNNDTFGQLFISDTHPERTETIVKSTLQSYTIFNL, from the coding sequence ATGCATTTAAAGAAAATATCCTTATTCAATTACAAAAATTTCTCCGAAGCCAATTTCGAATTTGACAGCAAAATCAATTGTTTCGTTGGCAAAAACGGCATCGGAAAAACCAATGTATTGGATGCGATCTATCATTTGTCGTATGGAAAAAGTTATTTCAATCCGCTTGCTGTTCAAAACATCAAACACGGCGAAGAATTTTTCGTAATTGATGCCGAATTCGAAAAAAACGACAGAACCGAACAAATCGTTTGCAGTCTCAAAAAAGGTCAAAAAAAAATCCTGAAACGCAACGGAAAAGCCTACGATAAATTCTCAGACCATATCGGATTTATTCCGTTGGTCATTATCTCGCCAGCCGACACGGATTTAATTGTAGAAGGCAGCGAAACCAGAAGAAAATTTATGGACAGCGTGATTTCCCAATTGGACTCACAATATTTACAGCAACTCATTCAGTACCAAAAAATCATGAGTCAGCGCAACGCATTGCTAAAGTATTTTGCGCTGAACCACACTTATGATAACGATACCTTATCTATATATAATGAGCAGTTAACCGAATTTGGTCAATACATTTTTGAAAAAAGAAAAGCTTTCGTTGCAGAATTCATTCCTATTTTCAACTTTCACCACCACAACATTACCGGTTCGCAAGAATCTGTTCAGTTGATTTATGAAAGCCATTTATTCGAAAATGAATTATTGACGCTCTTACGGGAAAGCATCAACAAAGACCGTATCCTGCAATACACCAGCATGGGAATTCATAAAGACGATCTTTCCTTTGAAATAGACAATTATCCAATTAAAAAATTTGGTTCACAAGGTCAGCAAAAATCCTTCTTAATAGCGCTGAAACTAGCTCAATTCGAATTCCTAAAAAAACAAAGCGGAGTAAAACCCATTCTGCTTTTTGATGACATCTTCGATAAACTGGACGAAAACCGCGTTTCCAAAATTATCGAAATGGTCAACAACGACACTTTTGGGCAGCTTTTTATATCAGACACGCACCCCGAACGCACGGAAACAATCGTAAAATCGACATTGCAGAGTTACACGATTTTCAATTTGTGA
- a CDS encoding tetratricopeptide repeat protein, with product MATYSKRGYKAPKEKEVKDDAVENVMIDEKDSATAEVFSKLDETASKTEDWVAKNQKIIIGVVGAITLVTVGYFAYQKFIANPKEEDAASEMFVAQSNFEKATNGVASDSLYKLALNGSEGKFGFVKIADEYSGTAAGNLANYYAGIAYLNTGKYDEAISYLGKFSSTDVMLSALAKGAIGDAYSQKKQPKEALENYIKASEASKNDFTTPRFLMKAGKVALALGNKADALKYFTDIKENYENSPEAATVDGLIGLAQ from the coding sequence ATGGCTACTTACAGTAAAAGAGGATATAAAGCACCAAAAGAAAAGGAAGTAAAAGACGATGCAGTTGAAAATGTAATGATTGATGAAAAAGACAGCGCTACGGCTGAGGTTTTTTCGAAACTAGACGAAACGGCTTCTAAAACAGAAGACTGGGTTGCTAAGAATCAAAAAATTATTATCGGGGTTGTTGGTGCAATCACATTGGTAACTGTTGGTTATTTTGCTTATCAAAAATTTATTGCTAATCCTAAAGAAGAGGATGCTGCAAGTGAAATGTTTGTTGCTCAGTCTAATTTTGAAAAAGCGACAAATGGCGTTGCTAGTGATTCTTTGTACAAATTGGCATTGAATGGATCTGAAGGTAAATTTGGATTTGTGAAAATCGCTGATGAATATTCAGGGACTGCAGCTGGGAATTTGGCTAACTATTATGCAGGAATTGCTTATTTGAATACTGGTAAATATGATGAGGCTATCAGTTATTTGGGTAAATTCAGTTCGACTGATGTGATGTTGAGCGCTTTGGCAAAAGGAGCTATCGGAGATGCTTATTCTCAGAAAAAACAACCTAAAGAAGCTTTGGAAAATTACATTAAAGCGTCTGAGGCCAGTAAAAATGATTTTACAACGCCACGTTTCTTGATGAAAGCCGGTAAAGTTGCTTTGGCTTTAGGAAATAAAGCAGATGCCTTGAAGTATTTTACTGATATTAAAGAAAATTATGAAAACTCACCAGAAGCTGCAACAGTTGATGGTTTGATTGGTTTGGCACAATAG
- a CDS encoding thioredoxin domain-containing protein, whose product MKINYFYLLAICLIVFSGKGQTSPPLYCDVKASQTVKTIDVASYSEKIKATPNAQILDVRTPEEYASGHIENSDNVNFLSDSFVLRTDKYDKTKPVFVYCKSGGRSAKAADKLAELGFTTIYNLDGGMLKWEAAGLAKPDTKIIGICSQEYSELLNTDKEVLISFYAPWCAPCKKMEPYILKMQKEMNNKVVIIRLNADENKTIMQELKISELPTLVLYKNKAITWQKSGFVSEEDLKTQLQ is encoded by the coding sequence ATGAAAATTAATTATTTCTATTTACTTGCCATCTGCTTAATTGTATTTTCCGGCAAAGGACAAACGTCGCCTCCTTTATACTGCGACGTAAAAGCATCACAAACCGTTAAAACAATTGATGTTGCCTCCTATTCAGAAAAAATAAAAGCAACTCCAAATGCTCAAATTCTAGATGTTCGCACACCCGAAGAATATGCATCGGGACATATCGAAAACTCAGATAATGTAAATTTCCTCAGTGATAGCTTTGTCTTAAGAACCGACAAATACGACAAAACAAAACCCGTTTTTGTGTATTGCAAAAGTGGCGGAAGGAGTGCTAAAGCGGCTGATAAATTAGCCGAATTGGGCTTTACAACCATCTATAATCTCGACGGAGGAATGCTAAAATGGGAAGCTGCAGGGTTGGCAAAACCAGACACCAAAATCATAGGTATTTGCAGTCAGGAATATTCCGAATTATTAAATACCGACAAAGAAGTACTGATAAGCTTTTACGCACCTTGGTGTGCTCCCTGCAAAAAAATGGAGCCTTATATACTGAAAATGCAAAAAGAGATGAATAACAAAGTGGTCATCATCCGATTAAATGCCGACGAAAACAAAACGATTATGCAGGAACTAAAAATCAGCGAACTGCCTACTTTGGTTTTGTATAAAAACAAAGCAATTACATGGCAAAAATCTGGATTCGTCAGTGAAGAAGATTTAAAAACCCAAT